One genomic segment of Helianthus annuus cultivar XRQ/B chromosome 14, HanXRQr2.0-SUNRISE, whole genome shotgun sequence includes these proteins:
- the LOC110904442 gene encoding pentatricopeptide repeat-containing protein At2g37230 — protein sequence MAFRHIIAVSKPQLLKHTLFHKISSTSKPLYSFCSITDKPPNEENPQHDRDTHYKMISMLCIDQRLDDAKQLLMGMSKKGLDYDEDLFVLLINGYAKSNRKWDVVKNCVKIFMKMEELGVPRTIKSYNPLLDVIIINKKYTMAEKYFDKMLSDGIVPTQHTYTLMISGFCRSSKVETANRYFEDMKSRNLSPDFVVYNIMISGYVQVKKMEEAEKVLVEMKGRGIEPLLVTYNSMINGYVKVRRLGDAEKVVAEMKARNVEPNLITYNTLINGYTLVERMEDAQTAVWEMKGRNVEPDLVTYVTMVKGYVIANRVDDGMKLLEDMKRKTFGRKVDVNLCLGLLKEDCDVEKMSETQRNVLQEVEDYVERVDLLAIRDAARELTELASQRVVDRQGDRMKMDRETRGSDGGSFS from the coding sequence ATGGCTTTTCGTCATATAATCGCTGTATCAAAACCCCAACTCCTGAAACACACCCTCTTCCACAAAATCTCCTCAACATCTAAACCCCTTTACAGTTTCTGCTCAATCACAGATAAACCCCCAAATGAAGAAAACCCACAGCATGACAGAGATACACATTACAAAATGATCTCTATGTTGTGTATAGATCAAAGGCTTGATGATGCGAAACAGCTTCTTATGGGTATGTCTAAAAAGGGTCTTGATTATGATGAGGATTTGTTTGTTCTTTTGATCAATGGTTATGCAAAAAGCAATAGAAAATGGGATGTTGTTAAGAATTGTGTCAAGATTTTTATGAAAATGGAGGAATTGGGAGTACCCAGAACGATAAAATCTTATAACCCTTTGTTGGATGTGATTATTATTAACAAGAAGTACACAATGGCTGAAAAGTATTTTGACAAAATGTTGTCTGATGGTATAGTTCCAACTCAGCATACTTACACTCTCATGATTTCGGGTTTTTGTCGTTCGTCGAAAGTCGAGACTGCTAATAGATATTTCGAAGATATGAAAAGTCGAAATCTTTCGCCTGATTTTGTTGTTTATAACATAATGATTAGTGGGTATGTTCAAGTTAAGAAAATGGAGGAAGCAGAGAAGGTGTTGGTGGAGATGAAGGGGCGTGGAATCGAGCCGTTGTTGGTTACTTATAATTCGATGATTAACGGGTATGTTAAGGTTAGGAGATTGGGGGATGCAGAGAAGGTTGTGGCGGAGATGAAGGCGCGAAATGTGGAGCCGAATTTGATTACTTATAATACGCTGATTAACGGGTACACTTTGGTTGAGAGAATGGAGGATGCACAGACGGCTGTTTGGGAGATGAAGGGGAGAAACGTTGAGCCGGATTTGGTTACGTATGTGACCATGGTTAAAGGGTATGTGATAGCTAACAGGGTAGATGACGGGATGAAATTGCTTGAAGATATGAAAAGGAAAACTTTTGGGAGGAAAGTGGATGTTAATTTGTGCCTCGGTCTACTGAAAGAGGATTGTGACGTTGAGAAAATGTCTGAAACACAGAGAAATGTATTACAGGAGGTGGAAGATTATGTAGAGAGGGTGGATCTTTTGGCGATACGTGATGCTGCGCGTGAGCTGACTGAATTGGCAAGCCAACGAGTAGTTGATAGACAAGGGGATCGTATGAAAATGGACAGAGAAACGAGAGGTAGCGATGGAGGCAGTTTCAGTTAG